A single region of the Gorilla gorilla gorilla isolate KB3781 chromosome 1, NHGRI_mGorGor1-v2.1_pri, whole genome shotgun sequence genome encodes:
- the LOC101125987 gene encoding elongin-C-like, with protein sequence MYVKLISSNGHKVIVKRQYAVTSITIKAMLSGPGQLAENEISEVSFREISSHVLSKVCIYVTYNGHYTNSSTEILKFPAAPQIAPELLMTVNFLDC encoded by the exons ATGTATGTCAAATTGATATCATCTAATGGTCACAAAGTTATTGTAAAAAGACAATATGCAGTAACATCAATAACAATAAAGGCTATGTTGAGTGGCCCAGGTCAGCTGgctgaaaatgaaatcagtgaGGTCAGTTTTAGAGAAATCTCTTCACATGTGCTATCAAAAG tatgcatatatgttacatacaacgGTCACTACACTAACAGCTCCACAGAGATTCTCAAATTCCCAGCTGCACCTCAAATTGCACCAGAATTGCTGATGACTGTGAACTTCCTagattgttaa